Part of the Vagococcus jeotgali genome, CAACACACCAATTCCAGTTGGTCCACACATTTTATGAGCACTAAAGGCATAGAAATCACAATTTAACTTCGTGACATTAACCCTCATATGAGGTGTAGATTGAGCTCCATCTACTACCATTTTAGCCCCAACACTATGAGCTAATTCACCTAAAGTCTTCACATCATTTACGACACCTAAGACGTTTGATGCATGAGTAATGGATACAATTTTCACACCATCTGTAATTTTTGACTTGGCATCTGTCATATCTAAAAAACCTTCAGGCGTTAGATTAATATAAATCAATTCCGCTCCCTTACGTTTGGCTAGTTGTTGCCAAGGAATGATATTTGAGTGATGTTCCATATAACTAATCACAATTTTATCGCCCTTTTCCACAACTAAATCACCAAGAGACTGAGCAACCCAATTTAAACTCGTCGTTGTGCCTCTTGTAAACAGAATTTCTTTGGTACTTTTAGCCTCTAAAAAACGACTCACTGTATCACGAGCAGCTTCGTACTGACTAGTTGCTCTCTCTGATAAAGTGTGAACACCACGGTGAACATTAGCATAATCTGTTTCTTTAAAATGTTTAAGTTCATTCATTACTTTAAGTGGCATCTGGGTACTTGCAGCATTATCTAAATAAACTAACGGCTCATCATTTACTTCTTGATGTAAAATCGGAAAATCTTGTTTTAGACGTGTTGCATCTAACATTTAATCAACCAACTTTCTGTCAATAACTTGAACAAACTCCTCTTGCACACTTTTTACTGGAATAGCAGTAATCACAGAACCTAAGAATCCTCTTGTTACTAAGCGTTCTGCTTCTTTTTGAGGTAATCCACGACTCATTAAGTAGTATAATTCCTCAGGATCTAATCGACCGGCACTAGCAGCGTGTCCAGCGGTGACTTCAAATTCATCAATTAATAAAATCGGATTAGCATCTCCTCTAGCTTGATCAGATAACATTAATACACGACTTTCTTGCTGTGCATCCGCACCTTTTGCTCCGTTAATAATATGACCGATACCATTAAATGTTAGCGTTCCTTTTTCACGAATCACACCATGTTGTAAGATATGACCAATTGAGTGAGGTGCACGGTTTGTGACTCTGGTATCAATCCCTTGTACTTGGCGTCCTGCTGAGATAGCTACGACTTTCACCTCAGAATGGGAGCCTTCTCCCACAAGCTCTGAATCAAAATCAGCGACAACATTCCCGTCATTCATCAATCCAAGAGCCCAGTCAACACTAGCATCTTTCATAACATAAGCACGGCGGTTCATATAAGTGTTAACTTCTTTTCCTAAACGGTCAATCGCTGCAAATTTTACTTTAGCACCTGGTTTTGCGATCACTTCAACCACAATATTGGCTGATAATTTTTCACTGGCTTCACCAATAGATTCAAAACGTTCTAGGTAAGTTAATTCACTATTTTCTTCAGCAACAATTAAAACATGCTTAACAAACGCACTTGTATCTTCTTGTTGATGATAAAATAATGATTCGAAAGCTTCTTTTACCACCACATTTTTCGGTAGGTAAAGGAATACGCCACCATTTAAGAAAGCTGTATGAAAAGCAGTCATCTTGTCTTCTAAACTGGGTACAGTTTTTGTCATAAAATATTTTTCAACTAACTCACTATGCTCTATCATTGCAGTGAAAATATCAGTAAAAATAACGCCTTGTTCAGCTAATTCAACTGGCATTTGCTCATAAAACGTTGTTGTACGTCCTTGAATAACTAAAGGGTTATCTTCTATTTCATCAAAACTTGGTAAAATAGGTGCTCCTTGATATTCTTCATTGATTGAGCCAACATTCATCAATGGCCAGCGGTGATATTTCACACGTTCAATGACTGGTAATTCTAACTCGTCTACTTTTTTTAATGCTTCTAAACGACGATCTAACATCCATTTTGGTTCTTCTAAACTAGCAGAAAAC contains:
- a CDS encoding cysteine desulfurase; this translates as MLDATRLKQDFPILHQEVNDEPLVYLDNAASTQMPLKVMNELKHFKETDYANVHRGVHTLSERATSQYEAARDTVSRFLEAKSTKEILFTRGTTTSLNWVAQSLGDLVVEKGDKIVISYMEHHSNIIPWQQLAKRKGAELIYINLTPEGFLDMTDAKSKITDGVKIVSITHASNVLGVVNDVKTLGELAHSVGAKMVVDGAQSTPHMRVNVTKLNCDFYAFSAHKMCGPTGIGVLYGRQELLEKMEPVEYGGEMIDFVYDQTSTWAELPYKFEAGTPNITGAIGLAYAIDYLEEIGLDNIHQHEQELVEYVLPKLLAIDGFELYGPKDVNQHTGVIAFNIEGIHPHDLSTALDMQGVAIRAGHHCAQPLLRYLDVMSTARASFYFYNTKEDADCLVQSIIEAKEFFQYGFI
- the sufD gene encoding Fe-S cluster assembly protein SufD is translated as MKSVNLQAYLDDITLFSASLEEPKWMLDRRLEALKKVDELELPVIERVKYHRWPLMNVGSINEEYQGAPILPSFDEIEDNPLVIQGRTTTFYEQMPVELAEQGVIFTDIFTAMIEHSELVEKYFMTKTVPSLEDKMTAFHTAFLNGGVFLYLPKNVVVKEAFESLFYHQQEDTSAFVKHVLIVAEENSELTYLERFESIGEASEKLSANIVVEVIAKPGAKVKFAAIDRLGKEVNTYMNRRAYVMKDASVDWALGLMNDGNVVADFDSELVGEGSHSEVKVVAISAGRQVQGIDTRVTNRAPHSIGHILQHGVIREKGTLTFNGIGHIINGAKGADAQQESRVLMLSDQARGDANPILLIDEFEVTAGHAASAGRLDPEELYYLMSRGLPQKEAERLVTRGFLGSVITAIPVKSVQEEFVQVIDRKLVD